A DNA window from Kitasatospora atroaurantiaca contains the following coding sequences:
- a CDS encoding alpha/beta fold hydrolase → MELTVPVDGGEVWADDTGGDGPPLVLLHPGVGDSRIWDPVLPKLAARYRVIRYDVRGYGRSPQPTVPYSLLEDLVAVLDHFGLHGVPLVGCSMGGATALSLALADPNRVTRLVLLCPSVTGYPWPEEPQLQAEYKALAETRDIDGLVALGLRESAAAGADEAAVAQLRAAAPAWLTPYQQTDPPAFDRLGELDTPSVLMVGDLDRPALIACNEEMAARIPGCHLITMPGVDHLPPLRVPDLVADTILTHCT, encoded by the coding sequence ATGGAACTCACAGTGCCGGTCGATGGTGGCGAGGTATGGGCGGACGACACCGGAGGGGACGGCCCCCCGCTGGTGCTCCTGCACCCGGGAGTCGGGGATTCCCGCATCTGGGACCCGGTCCTGCCGAAGCTGGCCGCGCGCTACCGGGTGATCCGCTACGACGTGCGCGGCTACGGGCGCTCCCCGCAGCCGACCGTTCCCTACTCGCTGCTCGAGGACCTGGTGGCCGTACTCGACCACTTCGGACTGCACGGGGTCCCGCTGGTCGGATGCAGCATGGGCGGAGCCACGGCGCTCAGCCTCGCCCTGGCCGACCCGAACCGCGTGACCAGGCTCGTCCTGCTCTGTCCGAGCGTCACCGGCTACCCCTGGCCCGAGGAGCCACAACTCCAGGCGGAGTACAAGGCGCTGGCCGAAACGCGCGACATCGACGGACTGGTGGCGCTCGGGCTGCGCGAATCGGCGGCCGCCGGTGCCGACGAGGCCGCCGTGGCCCAGTTGCGGGCCGCCGCCCCGGCATGGCTCACTCCGTACCAGCAGACGGACCCGCCCGCCTTCGACCGGCTCGGCGAGCTGGACACACCCTCCGTCCTGATGGTGGGCGACCTCGACCGGCCGGCGCTCATCGCCTGCAACGAAGAGATGGCCGCACGAATCCCCGGCTGCCACCTCATCACGATGCCCGGCGTCGACCACCTCCCACCCCTGCGCGTCCCCGACCTGGTCGCCGACACCATCCTGACCCACTGCACTTGA
- the kynU gene encoding kynureninase: MTRTRTREECAALDAADPLAGFRAEFSLPEGVIYLDGNSLGALPARTPERVRELVEVEWGRQLIRSWNEAGWFELPRTLGGRLAPLVGAAPGQVVVCDTTSVNLFKVLAAALRLRPGRRTVLAEEAAFPTDLYIAEGVTGLAAGARSVLLPSAADLDRVLDQDVAAVVLSHVDYRTGELLDMAGITRRVQQAGALMIWDVCHSVGALPIELDACGVDFAVGCTYKYLNGGPGSPAFLYVAERHQAAAEQPLSGWFGHARPFAFEPGYEPVAGIGRFLTSSPSLLGQAALGASLDVWEKADLQAVRAKSLALTGLFIELVEPLGLEVVTPRQVDRRGSQVALRHPDGYPVVQALIERGVIGDFRAPDLMRFGFTPLYLSYQEVWDAARHLAEVLESGEWRAERFSRRGAVT; this comes from the coding sequence GTGACGCGTACGCGTACCCGCGAGGAGTGTGCGGCGCTCGACGCCGCCGACCCGTTGGCCGGGTTCCGGGCCGAGTTCTCGCTGCCCGAGGGCGTGATCTACCTGGACGGGAACTCGCTCGGCGCGCTGCCCGCCCGTACCCCCGAGCGGGTGCGCGAGCTGGTCGAGGTCGAGTGGGGCCGGCAGCTGATCCGCAGCTGGAACGAGGCCGGCTGGTTCGAGCTCCCCCGTACCCTGGGCGGGCGGCTGGCCCCGCTGGTCGGCGCCGCGCCCGGCCAGGTCGTGGTCTGCGACACCACCTCGGTCAACCTCTTCAAGGTGCTCGCCGCCGCCCTGCGGCTGCGCCCGGGACGCCGGACGGTCCTCGCCGAGGAGGCGGCCTTCCCGACCGACCTCTATATAGCCGAGGGTGTCACCGGCCTGGCGGCGGGAGCGCGCAGCGTGCTGCTGCCCTCCGCCGCAGACCTGGACCGGGTGCTGGACCAGGACGTCGCCGCCGTCGTGCTCTCCCATGTGGACTACCGCACCGGCGAGTTGCTGGACATGGCCGGGATCACCCGGCGGGTGCAGCAGGCCGGCGCCCTGATGATCTGGGACGTCTGCCACTCGGTCGGCGCCCTGCCGATCGAACTGGACGCCTGCGGCGTGGACTTCGCCGTCGGCTGCACCTACAAGTACCTGAACGGCGGCCCCGGCTCTCCGGCCTTTCTGTACGTGGCGGAGCGCCACCAGGCGGCGGCCGAGCAGCCGTTGAGCGGCTGGTTCGGGCATGCCCGGCCGTTCGCCTTCGAGCCGGGGTACGAGCCGGTGGCAGGGATCGGACGGTTCCTGACCAGCTCGCCCTCGCTGCTCGGGCAGGCGGCGCTCGGGGCCAGTCTGGACGTGTGGGAGAAGGCCGACCTGCAGGCGGTCCGGGCCAAGAGCCTGGCGCTGACCGGTCTCTTCATCGAGCTGGTGGAGCCGCTCGGCCTCGAAGTGGTGACACCGCGTCAGGTCGACCGCCGGGGCAGCCAGGTGGCGCTGCGGCACCCGGACGGCTACCCGGTGGTGCAGGCGCTGATCGAGCGCGGGGTCATCGGCGACTTCCGGGCGCCGGACCTGATGCGCTTCGGGTTCACCCCGCTCTACCTGTCCTACCAGGAGGTGTGGGACGCGGCGCGGCACCTCGCGGAGGTGCTGGAGTCCGGCGAGTGGCGGGCGGAGCGCTTCAGCCGACGAGGAGCGGTCACCTGA
- a CDS encoding barstar family protein produces MPATPPQDPPPPEYHLHSNAITDERSFYAALGEAVQAPNGYYGSNLDALADCLRGGFGPEPPFTLVWHDSASARRHLTRRMLTDGREHSYFDAILEVLHEGGVTVVLR; encoded by the coding sequence ATGCCCGCCACCCCACCTCAGGACCCCCCACCCCCCGAATACCACCTCCACAGCAACGCGATCACCGACGAGCGCTCCTTCTACGCTGCTCTCGGCGAGGCCGTCCAAGCCCCCAACGGCTACTACGGCAGCAACCTGGACGCCCTGGCCGACTGCCTGCGCGGCGGCTTCGGCCCGGAACCCCCGTTCACCCTGGTCTGGCACGACTCCGCCTCGGCCCGCCGCCACCTCACCCGGCGCATGCTCACCGACGGCCGCGAGCACAGCTACTTCGACGCGATCCTCGAGGTCCTGCACGAGGGCGGCGTCACGGTCGTCCTCCGGTGA
- a CDS encoding DoxX family protein, with translation MTCLNRKDLGLFALRAAVGGVLVAHGTQKLFGWFGGGGLEGTAQAMEHMGFEPGRQNALAAGLGEAGGGALLVAGLATPAAGAIVAGTMAGAISVHAPAGFFSMAGGYEYPALLGACGLALGLSGAGCYSVDHLTRHEFDRPAVGLLAFAASALGAVVVVARRQDVVRRREARAADEAALQEGVGLS, from the coding sequence ATGACCTGTCTGAACCGCAAGGACCTAGGCCTTTTCGCCCTGCGCGCCGCGGTGGGGGGTGTGCTCGTCGCGCACGGTACCCAGAAGCTGTTCGGCTGGTTCGGCGGTGGCGGTCTGGAGGGCACCGCGCAGGCCATGGAGCACATGGGTTTCGAGCCGGGCCGGCAGAACGCGCTCGCGGCGGGCCTGGGTGAGGCGGGCGGTGGTGCGCTGCTGGTCGCAGGGCTGGCCACGCCGGCCGCCGGGGCGATCGTCGCGGGGACGATGGCGGGGGCGATCTCCGTCCATGCCCCGGCGGGCTTCTTCAGCATGGCGGGCGGGTACGAGTACCCGGCGCTTCTCGGGGCCTGCGGGCTCGCGCTGGGGCTCTCGGGTGCCGGCTGTTACTCGGTGGATCACCTGACCCGGCACGAGTTCGACCGTCCGGCGGTCGGGCTGTTGGCGTTCGCGGCGAGTGCGCTCGGGGCGGTGGTCGTGGTGGCGCGGCGGCAGGATGTGGTGCGGCGGCGGGAGGCGCGGGCGGCGGATGAGGCGGCGCTGCAGGAGGGTGTGGGGTTGTCGTGA
- a CDS encoding Lrp/AsnC family transcriptional regulator, with product MDAVDRLLLAELQGDARLSFNELSRRVKLSPPAVAERVRRLEAEGVISGYHAHVDLAKAGLAVTALVQIQCYGPRCVLRDPEVAGWPEVLQLHRVTGGACCALLVAVESMADFERLIDRLAGYGQPASSMILSSPVPWRPVVVP from the coding sequence ATGGACGCCGTCGACCGCCTTCTGCTCGCCGAGCTGCAGGGCGATGCCCGGCTCTCCTTCAACGAGCTTTCACGCCGGGTGAAGCTCTCGCCACCGGCCGTGGCGGAGCGGGTCCGCCGGCTGGAGGCGGAGGGGGTGATCAGCGGGTACCACGCGCACGTCGACCTGGCGAAGGCCGGGCTGGCGGTCACCGCGCTGGTGCAGATCCAGTGCTACGGGCCGCGGTGCGTGCTGCGCGACCCGGAGGTGGCCGGCTGGCCGGAGGTGCTTCAGCTGCACCGGGTGACGGGTGGGGCGTGCTGCGCGCTGCTGGTGGCGGTGGAGAGCATGGCCGACTTCGAGCGCCTGATCGACCGGCTTGCCGGGTACGGGCAGCCGGCCAGCTCGATGATCCTCTCCAGCCCGGTGCCGTGGCGGCCGGTGGTGGTGCCCTGA
- a CDS encoding tryptophan 2,3-dioxygenase, giving the protein MGQDSVSTPRLSFGPEEEPETGTPYSRYVRLETLHSLQHPRSKVDAELSFIITTQVMELLFDLLRHEWTAAQYALREDDLTAAHAALRRGTHVQDVLVSSWDLLATMTPLEFNAFRPVLGEASGFQSSAFLRLEFLLGNKSESLLRMYQGVPSVHAELAGALQAPSLYDDVLALLARRGLAVGGVEPTTARYRPSAEVEEAWRQVYSDPAKAELARLGEALLDTAERVTRWRHRHYTAVKRSMGAKPGTGGSSGLSWLKQSAEQDVFPELWTVRDQL; this is encoded by the coding sequence ATGGGCCAGGACAGTGTCAGCACACCGAGGCTGTCGTTCGGCCCGGAGGAGGAACCGGAGACCGGCACGCCGTACTCCCGGTACGTCCGGCTGGAGACCCTGCACAGCCTGCAGCACCCGCGCAGCAAGGTGGACGCCGAGCTGTCGTTCATCATCACCACTCAGGTGATGGAGCTGCTCTTCGACCTGCTGCGGCACGAGTGGACGGCCGCCCAGTACGCCCTGCGCGAGGACGACCTCACCGCCGCCCACGCCGCGCTGCGCCGGGGCACCCACGTCCAGGACGTGCTGGTCAGCTCCTGGGACCTGCTGGCGACCATGACGCCGCTGGAGTTCAACGCCTTCCGCCCCGTGCTCGGCGAGGCCTCCGGCTTCCAGTCCTCGGCCTTCCTGAGACTGGAGTTCCTGCTCGGCAACAAGAGCGAGTCGCTGCTGCGGATGTACCAGGGTGTGCCGTCCGTGCACGCCGAGCTGGCCGGGGCCCTGCAGGCGCCCAGCCTGTACGACGACGTGCTGGCGCTGCTGGCCCGGCGCGGACTGGCGGTGGGCGGCGTCGAGCCGACCACGGCCCGGTACCGCCCCAGCGCCGAGGTCGAGGAGGCCTGGCGGCAGGTGTACAGCGACCCGGCGAAGGCCGAGCTGGCCCGGCTCGGCGAGGCGCTGCTGGACACCGCCGAGCGGGTGACCCGTTGGCGGCACCGGCACTACACGGCGGTCAAGCGCTCGATGGGCGCCAAGCCCGGGACCGGCGGGTCGAGCGGGCTGAGCTGGCTGAAGCAGTCGGCCGAGCAGGATGTCTTCCCGGAACTGTGGACTGTGAGGGACCAGCTGTGA